One region of Flavobacterium sp. GSB-24 genomic DNA includes:
- a CDS encoding thymidine kinase, translated as MFLENTVNHKEQFGWIEVICGSMFSGKTEELIRRLKRAQFAKQKVEIFKPAIDTRYHDEMVVSHDANEIRSTPVPAAANILILAQGCDVIGIDEAQFFDDEIITVCNDLANQGIRVIVAGLDMDFKGNPFGPMPGLMATAEYVTKVHAVCTRTGNLANYSFRKTDNDKLVMLGETEEYEPLSRAAYFNAMKKNEEK; from the coding sequence ATGTTTCTCGAAAATACAGTAAATCACAAAGAACAATTTGGTTGGATTGAAGTTATTTGTGGATCAATGTTTTCGGGTAAAACCGAGGAATTAATCCGCAGATTAAAACGTGCTCAATTTGCCAAGCAAAAAGTCGAAATTTTCAAACCCGCAATCGATACCCGTTATCATGACGAAATGGTAGTGTCGCACGACGCTAATGAAATTCGTTCCACTCCAGTTCCCGCAGCGGCCAATATTTTAATTTTGGCGCAAGGTTGCGATGTGATTGGTATTGACGAGGCTCAGTTTTTTGATGATGAAATTATCACGGTTTGTAATGATTTAGCCAATCAGGGAATTCGTGTAATTGTTGCCGGACTTGATATGGATTTTAAAGGAAATCCGTTTGGACCAATGCCGGGACTTATGGCAACAGCTGAGTATGTAACCAAAGTGCATGCAGTTTGTACCAGAACTGGAAATTTGGCCAATTATAGTTTTAGAAAAACAGATAATGATAAATTGGTTATGCTGGGTGAAACTGAAGAATACGAGCCACTTAGCCGTGCAGCGTATTTTAATGCAATGAAGAAAAATGAGGAAAAATAA